The following DNA comes from Lentibacillus sp. Marseille-P4043.
TTCCAATCTGTTTTGAAGCAATTAAGAACTTGAACACAAATAACCCTGTACCCGAATCGTTATTAAACTCCTTGTCAAAATCAGCAGTTATCTTTCTAACTGAATGCTTGGCATCTATTAATCTTTCTATTAAAGCGTTACCTAAATAAATCAGTTCATCCTGTGTAAAGCCTCTTTCAGCATATGAAAATAAGGAAGAATGCACCCATTCAATATTTTTTGCAACCACATTAGAAATTTCTTTTTGCGTAACAACTCCCCAGTCTATTCCTTTTTCCGTCCAATATCGGCGTTCAATTTCTAATCTTTCTAATGTCATTTTCTTCTCAAGTTCCGAAGCCATTTTTATGCTTCTTGCTAAATACAAATTAACTCCATCGGCTCTATTTATTGTTATTAAGAAATTAGTACTTAGTGTATATGGGTATCCACTTTCCTTATCTGTAAAAAGTTTAAAATTCAAATCTGATTTCTGTTGTATAGTATCTTCAAGATCCAATAGGGGAAAATGTTCTCGTATGTCCACAACTGCATCTTCCCACTCCAACATATAAAAGTATCGAGCCTGCAAATCCGAAAATAAATGATGTACCCTACCACTCTTCCACCCAAGTATTCTTGATACCCGCCCCATAGAAGGAAAATCCTGAATAGTCAACCACGGTTTATATTCCTTACCTGCTCCTTGTCCTCGTCCTTCTTTAACAAACCGATTATATTTATTCTCATTCCAAGATTGATTACGTTTTGTCATACTCCACTTCCTCTACTGCATTATGTATCTAGTACTCTAGTGAATTTTTAGTAACTCGATTCTAACGGGCCGGTTAGACACATTCAATATCCCCCAGCAATCTTTTTTATGATTTTAAGAGAACATTATTATCATTCTTCTAACACCTAAGATATTTACTGCAAATAAGTTTTTGTAACTATGTTAAATTAGAATAAAGTTTGCAGAAACGAGTAAATACGTCCATCCCTTGCCATATATAGCCTCAAAGGCATTACCCAACTTATTTCATGAGAATAAAGTTTGCACAAAGATTTGCTCGTTTT
Coding sequences within:
- a CDS encoding heteromeric transposase endonuclease subunit TnsA, which gives rise to MTKRNQSWNENKYNRFVKEGRGQGAGKEYKPWLTIQDFPSMGRVSRILGWKSGRVHHLFSDLQARYFYMLEWEDAVVDIREHFPLLDLEDTIQQKSDLNFKLFTDKESGYPYTLSTNFLITINRADGVNLYLARSIKMASELEKKMTLERLEIERRYWTEKGIDWGVVTQKEISNVVAKNIEWVHSSLFSYAERGFTQDELIYLGNALIERLIDAKHSVRKITADFDKEFNNDSGTGLFVFKFLIASKQIGIDMTNQINVNLSNPIIEVKPRITHEEAKRKCL